One window of the Endomicrobium proavitum genome contains the following:
- a CDS encoding thiamine pyrophosphate-dependent enzyme translates to MNKILSKPESLKEASLSYCPGCGHGIIHRLVAECIDELGVREKTIAVAPVGCAVFAYDYFNFDVTEAPHGRPPAVATGIKRTNPDKFVFTYQGDGDIAAIGMAETIHAANRGENITIIFVNNANYGMTGGQMAPTTLIGQVTETTPFGRDPKREGYPIKLCELLATLEGTTYLERVSIYNPKNIINAKKAIKKAFQCQIDGKGFSLVEVISNCPVDWGMTPLDSIKWVEDTFIKSFTLGVVKDKIEV, encoded by the coding sequence ATGAATAAAATACTGTCAAAACCCGAATCGCTTAAAGAAGCCTCTTTATCATACTGCCCCGGATGCGGGCACGGAATAATTCATCGCCTTGTCGCCGAATGCATAGACGAGCTTGGCGTTCGCGAAAAAACAATAGCGGTAGCTCCTGTAGGCTGCGCGGTTTTTGCTTACGACTATTTTAATTTTGACGTAACGGAAGCCCCTCACGGACGCCCTCCGGCGGTAGCCACGGGAATAAAAAGAACTAATCCGGATAAATTTGTTTTCACTTATCAAGGCGACGGAGACATAGCCGCAATAGGAATGGCGGAAACTATCCACGCCGCAAACCGAGGCGAAAACATAACGATAATTTTTGTAAACAACGCCAACTACGGCATGACCGGCGGACAGATGGCGCCCACAACGCTTATAGGTCAAGTTACGGAAACCACGCCTTTCGGAAGAGACCCCAAGAGAGAAGGTTACCCTATAAAACTTTGCGAACTTCTTGCAACGCTTGAAGGCACAACATATTTAGAAAGAGTTTCAATTTATAATCCTAAAAATATTATCAACGCAAAAAAAGCCATAAAAAAAGCGTTCCAATGCCAAATTGACGGCAAAGGTTTTTCACTTGTAGAAGTTATTTCCAACTGTCCCGTAGATTGGGGCATGACGCCTCTTGATTCAATTAAATGGGTTGAAGACACTTTCATAAAAAGCTTCACCCTGGGCGTTGTTAAGGATAAAATAGAAGTTTAG
- a CDS encoding 3-methyl-2-oxobutanoate dehydrogenase subunit VorB → MSKKLIKGNIALCEGAIAAGLHAYFGYPITPQNEIPAYLSRKMVELGRVFIQGESEIASANMVMGAVVTGKRAMTSSSSPGISLKQEAISYMAGMELPALIVNVQRGGPGLGNISGSQADYFQAVKGGGHGDYKLVVFAPNSAQEMYETAYDAFDLAEKYRIPVMILSDGIVGQMMEPVEFNRPDKKEFGEKSWALTGCAQREPRSVQSLLMKDGALENHNIKLQKKYAEISKNEVRCESYETGDAEVVVVAYGISSRIAKSAVKLARKEGVKAGLLRPQTLWPFPSQAIAKLADSKAKFLTVELSHGQMVEDVRLAVNGKTQVEFFGKAGGGIVNEKEILEKIKKMKLGS, encoded by the coding sequence ATGTCAAAGAAACTTATTAAGGGAAACATAGCTTTGTGCGAAGGCGCCATTGCCGCAGGACTTCACGCTTATTTCGGTTATCCTATTACCCCCCAAAATGAAATCCCGGCATACCTTTCAAGAAAAATGGTTGAACTCGGAAGAGTTTTTATTCAGGGCGAATCTGAAATAGCGTCGGCAAATATGGTTATGGGCGCGGTTGTAACCGGTAAAAGAGCAATGACATCGTCATCGTCTCCCGGAATTTCTTTAAAGCAAGAAGCAATTTCTTATATGGCGGGTATGGAGTTGCCTGCGTTAATTGTAAACGTTCAAAGAGGCGGACCGGGACTTGGAAATATTTCAGGTTCTCAGGCTGATTATTTTCAGGCGGTAAAAGGCGGCGGCCACGGCGATTATAAATTAGTGGTTTTTGCCCCCAACAGCGCGCAGGAAATGTATGAAACCGCTTACGACGCTTTTGATTTAGCCGAAAAATACAGAATACCCGTAATGATTCTTTCCGACGGAATAGTAGGGCAAATGATGGAACCCGTAGAATTTAACAGACCCGATAAAAAAGAATTCGGCGAAAAAAGCTGGGCGCTTACGGGATGCGCGCAAAGAGAGCCGCGTTCGGTGCAATCGCTTTTAATGAAAGACGGCGCGTTGGAAAATCATAATATAAAGCTGCAAAAAAAATACGCTGAAATTTCAAAAAATGAAGTTCGCTGCGAGTCTTACGAAACAGGAGATGCGGAAGTTGTAGTAGTAGCTTACGGAATATCGTCAAGAATTGCAAAATCCGCGGTAAAACTTGCAAGAAAAGAAGGCGTAAAGGCAGGGCTTTTAAGACCTCAAACTTTATGGCCTTTCCCCTCGCAAGCCATTGCAAAACTTGCAGATTCCAAAGCAAAATTTTTAACCGTAGAATTAAGTCACGGACAGATGGTTGAAGACGTCCGTCTTGCGGTAAACGGAAAAACGCAGGTTGAATTTTTCGGCAAAGCGGGCGGCGGCATAGTAAACGAAAAAGAAATTTTAGAAAAAATAAAGAAAATGAAGCTTGGAAGTTGA
- a CDS encoding 4Fe-4S dicluster domain-containing protein translates to MPKVEINNEKCKGCSLCINACPKQCLAFSKEFNKAGYHWATFEKQDACIGCGFCYLVCPDVCIEVYK, encoded by the coding sequence ATGCCAAAAGTAGAAATAAACAACGAAAAATGCAAAGGGTGCTCGCTTTGCATAAACGCATGTCCTAAGCAGTGTTTGGCTTTTTCAAAAGAGTTCAATAAAGCGGGCTATCATTGGGCAACGTTTGAAAAACAAGACGCGTGCATAGGCTGCGGATTTTGTTATCTTGTTTGTCCCGACGTATGCATAGAGGTTTACAAATAA
- a CDS encoding DUF4032 domain-containing protein, with protein sequence MRKNKKSVLVDFSSIEKNLEKLKIKNRGVSPIETDKIVGSLSRYNDFSENLIPNRDGDGLRYSNIKNGMLNGINFPPIQVYKVLDSYFIIDGHHRLMAATELFNAKYIDAEVLEVQFEFDISANKKYSYNTESAKKFLIKLEEHSFVEKTYMSNDILIHPLKVTEFGSYARLYSEIEDYKKNCSECELHRKPVIFASFGWYEKRFLPALEVMKKENVLAGFPHRTYTDLYVWISNHKYFLSQKAGYDVGFDFTAHDFFTKYKKAGFISMAPSKIKNFFKFIKKLAGKK encoded by the coding sequence ATGCGTAAAAATAAAAAAAGCGTTCTTGTGGATTTTAGTTCTATAGAAAAAAATCTTGAGAAATTAAAAATAAAAAATCGCGGCGTATCGCCTATTGAGACGGATAAAATAGTGGGCAGTTTAAGCCGCTATAACGATTTTTCCGAAAATTTAATACCAAACAGAGACGGCGACGGGTTAAGGTATTCAAATATTAAAAACGGAATGCTTAACGGTATAAATTTTCCGCCGATACAGGTTTATAAAGTTTTAGACAGCTACTTTATTATAGACGGGCATCACAGACTTATGGCTGCAACCGAACTCTTCAACGCAAAATATATAGATGCGGAAGTTTTGGAAGTTCAGTTTGAGTTTGATATATCGGCAAATAAAAAATATTCTTACAATACCGAAAGCGCAAAAAAGTTTTTAATAAAACTTGAAGAGCATTCTTTCGTTGAAAAAACGTATATGTCAAACGATATTTTAATTCATCCTCTTAAAGTTACCGAATTCGGCAGTTACGCCAGACTTTACAGCGAGATAGAAGATTATAAAAAGAACTGTTCCGAATGCGAGCTTCACAGAAAACCTGTTATTTTTGCTTCTTTCGGGTGGTATGAAAAACGTTTTCTTCCGGCTCTTGAGGTTATGAAAAAGGAAAACGTTCTTGCTGGTTTTCCTCACAGAACATATACCGATCTTTACGTTTGGATTTCCAACCATAAATATTTCTTAAGCCAGAAAGCCGGTTATGACGTAGGCTTTGATTTTACCGCTCATGATTTTTTTACAAAATATAAAAAAGCCGGATTTATTTCTATGGCTCCGTCAAAAATAAAAAACTTTTTTAAATTTATAAAAAAACTTGCGGGTAAAAAATAA
- a CDS encoding metallophosphoesterase family protein, translated as MKILAVADVEDISLEKRLESGGKKFEETDCIISCGDLPVKYLEFVTDSLNKSFFFVSGNHFVNQFYEDVFKSKKLVAKLYGGKGQKHKFGGIDMHARVEVFGDYILAGFGGAMRYNPGAFQFTESEMTRLVKKVIFKIRVLRFFDFLFLRKRKDIVVLSHAPVAGIHDKEDNCHKGFACFRDFIFKIKPVLWLHGHVHPEGQRKKPQQTYLIDTLVLNVIPSKIIEIGKKGKIFVRQIFNNG; from the coding sequence ATGAAAATACTTGCGGTTGCCGATGTTGAAGATATTTCTCTTGAAAAGCGTCTTGAATCCGGCGGCAAAAAGTTTGAAGAAACCGATTGCATAATTTCCTGCGGGGACTTGCCGGTAAAGTATCTTGAATTTGTAACCGACTCCTTAAACAAGAGTTTTTTCTTTGTTTCGGGGAATCATTTTGTAAACCAGTTCTACGAAGACGTTTTTAAATCTAAAAAACTTGTTGCAAAACTTTACGGCGGCAAAGGGCAAAAACATAAATTCGGCGGCATAGACATGCACGCAAGAGTTGAGGTTTTCGGAGACTATATCCTTGCCGGCTTTGGCGGAGCCATGAGATATAATCCCGGCGCGTTTCAGTTTACCGAAAGCGAAATGACCCGCCTTGTAAAAAAAGTTATCTTTAAAATAAGAGTCTTGCGTTTTTTTGATTTTCTCTTTTTAAGAAAGCGGAAAGATATAGTAGTTCTTTCGCACGCTCCCGTTGCAGGCATACACGATAAAGAAGATAATTGCCACAAAGGCTTTGCGTGCTTTAGGGACTTTATATTTAAGATAAAGCCCGTTCTTTGGCTTCACGGACACGTTCACCCTGAAGGTCAGCGTAAAAAACCGCAGCAAACTTATCTTATAGATACTCTTGTTCTCAATGTCATACCGTCAAAAATCATTGAAATAGGTAAAAAAGGGAAGATTTTTGTCCGCCAGATTTTTAATAATGGATAA
- the tig gene encoding trigger factor, with protein sequence MSQESKKIDYKSSVVTKKSCSITIDVEVSADIAAKEIEAAYGLIQKQAKIDGFRHGKAPISVVKEKFSKEAKDRAVENVVKATVFDALTKENFTPIDFPVVDEFDYELGQVFKYRFSAECHPVVEIKDYKEIPVKKEIFKVTDKSLAQSLDALRDRNAKLVPSKTGVVKEDSFVSVDYDAFDKDGNAIPSINAKNHLLDLGSQDTVKGFQKALKGAKIGDEEDAKVEYPADYPNKTLAGKTVTFKTKVVEIKEKELPELNDDFAKDLGAENLEDLKKKVTEAVEAEEKRRQDIDVEKQVMDYLLSKNKFDVPKTLVDGQKQTLVERMAQYMKNQGAPQEYINKQAELGDKKFEEEAERTVRLSYILNAIYAKENLTVTDADFETAKQKMKDENPQRAAAVDKYFAEKKENIGISIKEEKLFKFLLDNAKIKEEVKDMPLKKD encoded by the coding sequence ATGTCTCAGGAAAGTAAGAAGATTGATTATAAGTCAAGCGTTGTTACCAAAAAATCTTGTTCAATTACAATAGATGTTGAGGTTTCTGCGGATATTGCGGCTAAAGAAATTGAGGCGGCATACGGTTTAATACAGAAGCAGGCTAAAATTGACGGGTTTAGACACGGAAAGGCTCCTATTTCGGTAGTGAAAGAAAAGTTTTCAAAAGAAGCTAAAGACAGAGCTGTTGAAAATGTAGTTAAAGCTACAGTTTTTGACGCGCTTACAAAAGAAAATTTTACGCCTATAGATTTTCCCGTTGTTGACGAATTTGATTACGAGCTTGGGCAGGTTTTCAAATATCGTTTCAGCGCGGAATGCCACCCTGTCGTAGAAATTAAAGATTACAAAGAAATTCCGGTAAAAAAAGAAATATTTAAAGTTACCGATAAAAGTCTTGCGCAAAGCCTTGACGCGTTAAGAGACAGAAACGCGAAACTTGTTCCTTCAAAAACGGGCGTTGTTAAAGAAGACAGTTTTGTGTCCGTAGATTACGATGCTTTTGATAAAGACGGCAACGCGATACCTTCAATAAATGCAAAAAATCATCTTTTGGATTTAGGTTCGCAAGATACCGTTAAAGGTTTTCAGAAAGCTTTAAAAGGCGCGAAAATCGGCGATGAAGAAGACGCAAAAGTAGAGTATCCGGCTGATTACCCTAACAAAACGCTTGCCGGAAAAACCGTAACTTTTAAAACTAAAGTTGTAGAAATAAAAGAAAAAGAGCTTCCGGAGCTTAACGACGATTTTGCAAAAGATTTAGGCGCGGAAAACCTTGAAGATTTAAAGAAAAAAGTTACCGAAGCCGTTGAAGCGGAAGAAAAACGTCGTCAGGATATTGACGTTGAAAAGCAGGTAATGGATTATCTTTTATCAAAAAATAAATTTGACGTTCCTAAAACTCTTGTTGACGGACAGAAACAGACTTTGGTTGAAAGAATGGCGCAATACATGAAAAATCAGGGCGCTCCGCAGGAATATATAAACAAGCAGGCGGAACTCGGCGATAAAAAATTTGAAGAAGAAGCCGAAAGAACCGTCAGGCTTTCTTACATATTAAACGCAATTTACGCAAAAGAAAATCTTACGGTTACCGACGCAGATTTTGAAACCGCAAAGCAAAAAATGAAAGATGAAAATCCTCAAAGAGCGGCCGCGGTGGACAAGTATTTTGCGGAGAAAAAAGAGAACATAGGCATCTCAATAAAAGAAGAGAAGCTTTTTAAATTTCTTTTGGATAACGCTAAAATTAAAGAAGAAGTAAAAGATATGCCGCTTAAAAAAGATTAG
- the lon gene encoding endopeptidase La, whose protein sequence is MSELDRINSDKNEMPKIPDTLPLLPVREIILYPAMVLPLAVGRDKSVKALEEAMASNRLIFVVTQKNNQIEDPSPDDIYSIGTVCEVLQLLKMPDGTLKALVEGISRAQWTDFKLSDKGFIEVGVNVFDEKIEKTPEAEAIMRRAVSLFEQYVKLNPRMPMDVAVSVGNISDPARLADTIASHLSIKNNDKQIILELVSPVERLEKIVQILNAEIEILNIERRIQSRVRNQIEKTQKEYYLTEQMKAIQKELKQKDDAQKDLEELKEKLKNTKMPKPARDAAEKELSRLEKMMPMSPEATVIRTYLEWIIDLPWEKSTQDNLDLKRAKEILDQDHYGLEKVKDRILEYLAVLSRVNKIKGPILCFIGPPGVGKTSIAKSVARSLGRNFVRISMGGVRDEAEIRGHRRTYIGALPGKIIQSMKKAGSNNPVFILDEIDKMGSDWRGDPSSALLEVLDPEQNYAFGDHYLDVDFDLSKVMFITTANSLSNIPTTLLDRLELIRFSGYTDEEKRRIAEQFILPKQISEHGLTPEEIIIETGALDAVIKNYTREAGVRNLTREIANLCRKIAKDLAFDKSVKSITVTKENVNKYLGIAYFERERIAENDIGVVTGLAWTEVGGETLTIEVNKMKGKGSLSLTGKLGDVMKESAQAALTYVRSSAKKLGIDENVFKETDFHVHVPEGAVPKDGPSAGIALATALASVCMNKAVKKKLAMTGEVTLRGRVLPIGGLKEKVLAAYREGITTILFPEGNKKDLAEIPEDIKKKIEMIPVGHMDEVISLAVENSSAKNAPVKKSSLKSKLLKIKKNKKNGGSKK, encoded by the coding sequence GTGAGCGAATTAGACAGAATAAACAGCGATAAAAACGAAATGCCGAAAATTCCGGACACGCTTCCGCTGCTTCCGGTAAGAGAAATAATATTATACCCCGCAATGGTTTTGCCTTTAGCCGTTGGAAGGGATAAGTCTGTTAAAGCTTTGGAAGAAGCCATGGCTTCAAACAGGCTTATATTTGTTGTTACTCAAAAAAATAATCAAATAGAAGATCCGTCGCCGGACGATATTTATTCAATAGGCACGGTCTGCGAAGTGCTTCAGCTTTTAAAAATGCCCGACGGCACTCTTAAAGCGCTTGTAGAAGGAATATCAAGAGCGCAATGGACGGATTTTAAACTCAGCGACAAAGGTTTTATAGAGGTAGGCGTTAACGTTTTTGACGAGAAAATTGAAAAAACGCCCGAAGCCGAAGCTATAATGAGAAGAGCCGTTTCTCTTTTTGAACAGTATGTAAAATTAAACCCCAGAATGCCTATGGACGTTGCCGTGTCCGTGGGAAATATTTCAGACCCCGCAAGACTTGCCGACACAATAGCTTCGCATCTTTCAATAAAAAATAACGATAAACAAATAATTCTTGAACTTGTAAGCCCGGTAGAAAGGCTTGAAAAAATCGTTCAAATTTTAAATGCCGAAATAGAAATATTAAACATTGAAAGAAGAATTCAAAGCAGAGTCCGAAACCAAATAGAAAAAACGCAGAAAGAATATTATCTTACCGAGCAGATGAAGGCTATTCAAAAAGAGCTAAAACAAAAAGACGACGCTCAAAAAGATTTGGAAGAGCTTAAAGAAAAATTAAAAAATACAAAAATGCCAAAACCCGCAAGAGACGCGGCGGAAAAAGAGCTTTCACGTCTTGAAAAGATGATGCCTATGTCTCCGGAAGCTACGGTTATAAGAACGTATCTTGAGTGGATTATAGATTTGCCGTGGGAAAAATCCACGCAGGATAATCTTGATTTAAAAAGAGCCAAAGAAATTTTAGATCAGGATCATTACGGGCTTGAAAAAGTTAAAGACAGAATTTTAGAATATCTTGCCGTTTTGTCCAGAGTAAATAAAATCAAAGGGCCTATACTTTGCTTTATAGGACCTCCCGGCGTGGGAAAAACTTCAATTGCAAAATCCGTTGCAAGAAGTTTGGGCAGAAATTTTGTGAGAATTTCCATGGGCGGCGTGCGCGACGAGGCGGAAATAAGAGGCCACAGACGCACATATATAGGCGCGCTTCCGGGTAAAATTATACAGTCAATGAAAAAAGCCGGGTCAAATAATCCGGTGTTTATTCTTGACGAAATAGATAAAATGGGTTCGGATTGGAGAGGCGACCCGTCGTCGGCTTTGCTTGAAGTTTTAGATCCGGAGCAAAACTACGCGTTTGGCGACCATTATCTTGACGTAGATTTTGATTTGTCAAAAGTTATGTTTATAACTACGGCAAACTCGTTAAGCAATATTCCCACAACGCTGCTTGACCGTCTTGAACTTATAAGATTTTCCGGTTATACCGACGAAGAAAAACGCCGCATTGCCGAGCAGTTTATTCTTCCCAAACAAATAAGCGAACACGGCTTAACGCCGGAAGAAATTATTATTGAAACGGGCGCTCTTGACGCGGTAATTAAAAATTATACGCGCGAAGCGGGCGTTAGAAATTTAACGAGGGAAATTGCAAATCTCTGCAGAAAAATTGCCAAAGATTTGGCTTTTGACAAAAGCGTAAAATCAATAACCGTTACCAAAGAAAACGTAAATAAATATTTAGGCATAGCGTATTTTGAAAGAGAGCGCATTGCGGAAAACGATATAGGCGTGGTTACCGGACTTGCTTGGACGGAAGTAGGCGGGGAAACGCTTACAATAGAAGTAAATAAGATGAAAGGCAAGGGAAGTTTGTCTCTTACCGGAAAGCTCGGCGACGTTATGAAAGAGTCCGCGCAGGCGGCGTTAACGTATGTGCGCTCGTCGGCAAAAAAACTGGGCATTGACGAGAACGTTTTTAAAGAAACGGATTTTCACGTGCACGTTCCGGAAGGTGCGGTTCCTAAAGACGGGCCTAGCGCCGGCATAGCTTTGGCTACCGCTTTGGCGTCGGTGTGCATGAATAAAGCCGTTAAGAAAAAGCTCGCAATGACCGGAGAAGTTACGCTTCGCGGAAGAGTTCTTCCTATCGGGGGGCTAAAAGAAAAAGTTTTAGCGGCATACAGGGAAGGGATTACGACAATTTTATTTCCCGAAGGAAATAAAAAAGATTTAGCTGAAATTCCGGAAGATATAAAAAAGAAAATAGAGATGATACCAGTAGGGCATATGGATGAAGTTATTTCTTTGGCTGTTGAAAATTCATCCGCAAAAAATGCGCCTGTAAAAAAATCTTCATTAAAAAGCAAGTTGTTAAAAATAAAGAAAAATAAAAAAAACGGGGGCAGTAAAAAATGA
- a CDS encoding pyridoxal-phosphate-dependent aminotransferase family protein, whose amino-acid sequence MKKHYLLTPGPTPIPPEVALKEALPILHHRTGEFAAIYKDVAEGLKYVFQTKNEVYTVAGSGTATMEIAVVNLLSAGDEIIVAGCGNFGDRWAKIAQSYGVKVISASAPWGNVVKPAEIEKALKENPNVKAVYTTFTETSTGVVNDIKAIGDIVSKTNAVLVVDTISGLVGQEFRTDEWKVDVAVSGSQKGFMLAPGLAFITLSEKAWKLAETSKLPKFYFDIKKYKKSYATNETPFTPPVTLIVSLQESIRLIKERGIENLWNDYKLLAKAARAGMKALGLELYGEVPCEVVTSAQVPEAIGGKIVKTLREKYGVSIAGGQGDLKGKIIRFAHMGYIGKADLLVGFACLEMVLTELGLNVEKGKAVAAAETELLRG is encoded by the coding sequence ATGAAAAAACATTATCTTTTAACGCCGGGGCCTACGCCGATTCCGCCTGAAGTTGCTCTTAAAGAAGCTTTGCCGATACTACATCACAGAACAGGCGAGTTTGCCGCGATTTATAAAGACGTGGCGGAAGGTTTGAAATATGTTTTTCAAACCAAAAATGAAGTTTATACCGTTGCAGGTTCGGGAACCGCCACAATGGAAATTGCGGTTGTAAATTTACTTAGCGCAGGCGATGAAATTATAGTTGCAGGCTGCGGAAACTTCGGCGACAGATGGGCAAAAATTGCCCAGAGTTACGGCGTTAAAGTTATTTCCGCTTCCGCGCCGTGGGGAAACGTCGTTAAACCTGCGGAAATTGAAAAAGCGTTGAAAGAAAATCCTAACGTTAAAGCCGTTTACACAACTTTCACCGAAACTTCAACGGGCGTTGTAAACGATATTAAAGCTATCGGCGACATAGTGTCAAAAACTAACGCCGTTTTGGTTGTAGATACAATTTCCGGGCTTGTAGGTCAGGAGTTTAGAACCGACGAATGGAAAGTTGACGTAGCGGTTTCCGGCTCGCAGAAAGGTTTTATGCTTGCTCCGGGGCTTGCGTTTATTACGTTAAGCGAAAAAGCTTGGAAGCTTGCGGAAACTTCAAAACTTCCTAAATTTTATTTTGACATAAAAAAATATAAAAAATCTTACGCAACAAACGAAACGCCTTTTACTCCTCCGGTAACTTTGATAGTTTCTCTTCAGGAATCTATCAGACTTATAAAAGAAAGAGGAATAGAAAATTTGTGGAACGATTATAAACTTCTTGCAAAAGCCGCAAGAGCCGGCATGAAGGCTTTGGGTCTTGAGCTTTACGGCGAAGTGCCTTGCGAAGTTGTTACAAGCGCGCAGGTTCCTGAAGCGATAGGCGGAAAAATAGTTAAAACCCTTCGCGAAAAATACGGCGTTTCAATTGCCGGCGGACAGGGCGACTTGAAAGGAAAAATTATAAGATTTGCGCATATGGGCTATATCGGCAAAGCGGATTTGCTCGTAGGTTTTGCATGTCTTGAAATGGTTTTGACAGAGCTTGGATTGAATGTTGAAAAAGGCAAAGCAGTAGCCGCCGCAGAAACAGAACTTCTGAGAGGATAA